The genomic DNA GGGTGGGCCGGCTGGGACCACAAGGACCAGGCGCAGGCCCTCTTCGAGCTACTGGCTTGCCCAAACGACACGGGACGGCTGGACTTCCGACGAGAACCAGCTCCGCAGGCATCAAGTCGGTGTGGACGAGCAGAAGGCGTGGTGTTCGGTGCGGAAGACGCGTGGCCGCAAGGCGGCGGCGAAGCAGCCCCCACGGGACGTCGAGTAGCGGTAGAGGCGGGTGGGGCAGCGGCGCGCGCTGCCCCACCGGAAGTTCAGACGCGCGAGTCGGCCGCCAGTGTCGTGAACGCCGACCATGCATCGCCGGACACGGCCAGCGCCTGCCTGTCCGTGTCCTTCGAGTCCCGGACGAGAACGGCCTCGGTGCGCATGGTGACCTCGACGCAGTTGTCACCCTCGCTTCCGCTGTAGCTGCTCTTGAACCAGTCCTGTTGAGTGGTGCTCATCGCGCTCCTCGCATCTGTTCCAGCAGGCTCACTGTGGCCCTGCAATCATGGGCCTGCGCACGGAGCTTGCCATAGCGTTGGAGCAGAACACTTACATCCTTGGGCGCGCTGATCAGGTTGCTCGACCTCTGGCCTTCGGTGTAGCCGAGCCAACGATGGTCAGGTGTCTCGGCCAGGTACATGTGGCCATCGACTCCGCAGTGATCTTCTTGACGAAGCGGCATGAG from Streptomyces sp. CB09001 includes the following:
- a CDS encoding DUF397 domain-containing protein, which produces MSTTQQDWFKSSYSGSEGDNCVEVTMRTEAVLVRDSKDTDRQALAVSGDAWSAFTTLAADSRV